One region of Quercus lobata isolate SW786 chromosome 2, ValleyOak3.0 Primary Assembly, whole genome shotgun sequence genomic DNA includes:
- the LOC115975594 gene encoding subtilisin-like protease SBT6.1 isoform X3 has product MIAHPISSSTFSLSFLFLFISISLSLLHFKPSIFLSQTLTLNSSQSDSISSPPIRNNYIVRFLQYKPAEEHRAYLESKIRSDRWKWIERNNPAAKYPTDFGLVSIQESARESVIGEIQRLGLVKDVNADFSYRRRDLLAKKTKSTSRSRSRAGASARVGAFVDGKKRPGKIFTAMSFSEGEYHSPFSNSSIRWGRQLFMQRSQVTSLFGADALWSKGYTGAKVKMAIFDTGIRANHPHFRNIKERTNWTNEDTLNDNLGHGTFVAGVIAGGDAECLGFAPDTEIYAFRVFTDAQVSYTSWFLDAFNYAIATNMDVLNLSIGGPDYLDLPFVEKVWEITANNIIMVSAIGNDGPLYGTLNNPADQSDVIGVGGIDYSDHIASFSSRGMSTWEIPHGYGRVKPDVVAYGREIMGSKISTGCKSLSGTSVASPVVAGVVCLLVSVIPESSRQDILNPASMKQALVEGAAKLSGPNMYEQGAGRVDLLESFEILKNYQPRASIFPGVLDYTDCPYSWPFCRQPLYAGAMPVIFNATILNGMGVIGYVESPPMWHPSNDEGNLLSIHFAYSEVIWPWTGYLALHMQIKEEGSQFSGEIEGNVTLQVYSPPQGEKSPRISTCVLHLKLKVVPTPPRSKRILWDQFHSIKYPPGYIPRDSLDVRNDILDWHGDHLHTNFHIMFNMLRDAGYHVETLGSPLTCFDASQYGTLLMVDLEDEYFEEEIEKLRDDVINTGLGLAVFAEWYNVDTMVKMRFFDDNTRSWWTPVTGGANVPALNDLLAPFGIAFGDKILNGDFSIDGEQSRYASGTDIARFPAGGFVHSFPFLDSSESGATQNVLLTSGMTKADSPILGLLDVGEGRIAVYGDSNCLDSSHMVTNCYWLLRKILDYTSGNIRDSVLFADSVKKDAALYVEDHQLPSRRTDVNFSTYSAVVGKELVCRSDSRYEIWGTKGYNLQVRGRNRRLPGYPVFDLGRGLNSTVGNSNLRRPKPSVKNKSEVRNKYIGQMLFYLSQLDMPVLVASHWLVPAVVAVTGQSSVIVELLANSTEATSTKERIWLWSVSQSIVWNCSSFCS; this is encoded by the exons ATGATCGCTCACCCAATTTCTTCCTCTACCttctcactctctttcctcttcctcttcatctcaatctctctctctctcctccatttTAAACCCTCCATTTTCCTATctcaaaccctaaccctaaattCCTCACAATCCGATTCAATTTCATCCCCTCCGATTCGAAACAATTACATCGTTCGGTTCCTCCAATACAAGCCCGCGGAGGAGCACAGGGCTTATCTCGAGTCCAAGATCCGATCCGACCGCTGGAAATGGATCGAGCGGAACAACCCGGCCGCCAAGTACCCCACCGATTTCGGCTTGGTCTCGATCCAGGAGTCCGCGAGAGAGAGTGTGATCGGGGAGATTCAGAGGTTGGGGCTGGTGAAGGATGTGAATGCGGATTTTAGCTACAGGAGGAGGGATTTGCTTGCGAAGAAGACGAAGTCTACGTCTAGGTCTAGGTCTAGGGCTGGGGCTAGTGCTAGAGTTGGTGCTTTCGTGGATGGGAAGAAGCGACCAGGGAAAATTTTCACAGCGATGTCGTTTAGCGAGGGCGAGTATCATTCCCCGTTTAGCAATTCTTCGATTAGATGGGGACGCCAGCTTTTTATGCAG AGATCTCAAGTCACTTCCTTGTTTGGAGCGGATGCCCTTTGGTCAAAAGGGTATACTGGTGCTAAGGTTAAAATGGCCATATTTGACACTGGCATTCGAGCTAATCACCCACATTTTCGTAATATCAAG GAGCGAACAAATTGGACCAATGAGGATACGCTAAATGACAATCTTGGACATGGGACATTTGTTGCTGGTGTTATTGCTGGTGGAGATGCAGAGTGTCTCGGTTTTGCTCCAGATACAGAGATTTATGCTTTTCGCGTGTTTACTGATGCACAG GTATCATACACATCATGGTTCCTTGATGCGTTCAACTATGCTATTGCAACCAATATGGACGTACTAAATTTGAGCATAGGTGGACCTGATTACTTGGATCTCCCTTTTGTGGAGAAG GTTTGGGAAATAACAGCAAATAACATAATTATGGTCTCGGCAATTGGAAATGATGGACCACTTTATGGCACTTTAAACAATCCAGCAGACCAAAGCGATGTCATTGGTGTTGGTGGCATTGACTACAGTGACCACATAGCCTCATTTTCCTCACGTGGCATGAGTACTTGGGAGATTCCTCATGG TTATGGTCGTGTGAAGCCAGATGTTGTTGCATATGGACGGGAGATTATGGGATCCAAGATTAGTACTGGCTGTAAGAGTTTATCAGGCACTAGTGTGGCAAGTCCTGTGGTTGCTGGTGTTGTATGCTTGCTTGTTAGTGTCATCCCTGAAAGCAGTCGGCAAGACATTTTAAATCCAGCCAGCATGAAACAAGCATTGGTTGAGGGAGCTGCGAAGCTATCAGGTCCCAATATGTATGAGCAAGGTGCAGGCAGAGTTGATCT GTTAGAATCATTTGAAATCCTTAAGAACTACCAACCGCGGGCAAGCATCTTTCCTGGTGTTCTGGATTATACAGATTGCCCGTACTCCTGGCCTTTTTGTCGTCAACCACTCTATGCAGGTGCCATGCCTGTCATCTTTAATGCCACTATTCTTAATGGGATGGGTGTAATTGGCTATGTTGAAAGCCCCCCAATGTGGCATCCTTCCAATGATGAAGGGAATCTTTTAAGCATTCACTTCGCATATTCGGAGGTCATCTGGCCTTGGACTGGTTATCTAGCACTTCACATGCAAATTAAGGAGGAAGGTTCCCAGTTTTCTGGAGAGATTGAAGGCAATGTCACTCTTCAGGTTTACAGTCCACCTCAAGGAGAGAAGAGCCCTCGAATCAGTACATGTGTGCTTCATTTAAAGTTGAAAGTGGTTCCAACACCACCAAGATCCAAACGAATTTTATGGGATCAGTTCCACAGTATCAAGTATCCTCCTGGTTACATACCAAGAGACTCTCTAGATGTTCGTAATGACATTCTCGACTGGCATGGAGATCACCTGCATACAAATTTTCACATTATGTTCAACATGTTACGAGATGCGGGATACCATGTTGAAACTCTTGGTTCTCCTCTTACATGCTTTGATGCTAGCCAATATGGAACACTTCTGATGGtagaccttgaagatgagtaCTTTGAGGAGGAGATTGAAAAACTGAGGGATGATGTCATTAATACTGGGTTGGGGCTGGCTGTGTTTGCTGAGTGGTATAATGTGGACACAATGGtcaaaatgagattttttgatGATAACACACGCAGCTGGTGGACTCCAGTTACTGGAGGTGCAAATGTTCCAGCATTGAATGATCTTTTGGCTCCATTCGGGATTGCTTTTGGAGATAAGATTCTGAATGGTGATTTTTCTATTGACGGTGAGCAAAGTCGATATGCATCTGGAACAGATATTGCGAGGTTTCCTGCAGGTGGTTTTGTGCACAGCTTTCCTTTCCTGGATAGCTCGGAGAGTGGGGCCACTCAAAATGTATTGTTGACTTCTGGCATGACCAAG GCGGACTCTCCCATTCTTGGCCTTCTAGATGTTGGTGAAGGTCGCATTGCAGTATATGGAGACTCCAATTGTTTGGACAGCAGTCATATGGTTACTAATTGTTATTGGCTTCTGAGAAAAATATTAGACTACACTAGTGGGAACATCAGAGATTCGGTGCTTTTCGCTGATTCAGTTAAAAAAGATGCTGCCCTCTATGTAGAAGACCACCAATTACCTTCTCGCAGAACTGATGTAAATTTCTCAACATATTCTGCTGTTGTGGGAAAGGAATTGGTCTGTAGGAGTGACTCCAGATATGAAATATGGGGGACAAAGGGCTACAACTTACAGGTTAGAGGAAGAAACAGAAGATTGCCTGGTTATCCAGTCTTTGATTTGGGGAGAGGTTTAAATTCTACAGTTGGCAATTCCAATTTGAGGCGACCCAAGCCATCTGTGAAAAATAAGAGCGAGGTAAGAAACAAATACATTGGTCAGATGCTCTTTTATCTTTC GCAGCTTGACATGCCTGTGCTAGTTGCTAGTCATTGGCTTGTTCCTGCAGTAGTTGCTGTTACTGGTCA GTCTTCTGTTATTGTTGAGCTTCTGGCGAATTCGACAGAAGCGACGTCGACGAAGGAAAGGATCTGGCTCTGGTCGGTTTCCCAATCTATAGTATGGAATTGTTCAAGTTTTTGTAGCTGA
- the LOC115975594 gene encoding subtilisin-like protease SBT6.1 isoform X1, with amino-acid sequence MIAHPISSSTFSLSFLFLFISISLSLLHFKPSIFLSQTLTLNSSQSDSISSPPIRNNYIVRFLQYKPAEEHRAYLESKIRSDRWKWIERNNPAAKYPTDFGLVSIQESARESVIGEIQRLGLVKDVNADFSYRRRDLLAKKTKSTSRSRSRAGASARVGAFVDGKKRPGKIFTAMSFSEGEYHSPFSNSSIRWGRQLFMQRSQVTSLFGADALWSKGYTGAKVKMAIFDTGIRANHPHFRNIKERTNWTNEDTLNDNLGHGTFVAGVIAGGDAECLGFAPDTEIYAFRVFTDAQVSYTSWFLDAFNYAIATNMDVLNLSIGGPDYLDLPFVEKVWEITANNIIMVSAIGNDGPLYGTLNNPADQSDVIGVGGIDYSDHIASFSSRGMSTWEIPHGYGRVKPDVVAYGREIMGSKISTGCKSLSGTSVASPVVAGVVCLLVSVIPESSRQDILNPASMKQALVEGAAKLSGPNMYEQGAGRVDLLESFEILKNYQPRASIFPGVLDYTDCPYSWPFCRQPLYAGAMPVIFNATILNGMGVIGYVESPPMWHPSNDEGNLLSIHFAYSEVIWPWTGYLALHMQIKEEGSQFSGEIEGNVTLQVYSPPQGEKSPRISTCVLHLKLKVVPTPPRSKRILWDQFHSIKYPPGYIPRDSLDVRNDILDWHGDHLHTNFHIMFNMLRDAGYHVETLGSPLTCFDASQYGTLLMVDLEDEYFEEEIEKLRDDVINTGLGLAVFAEWYNVDTMVKMRFFDDNTRSWWTPVTGGANVPALNDLLAPFGIAFGDKILNGDFSIDGEQSRYASGTDIARFPAGGFVHSFPFLDSSESGATQNVLLTSGMTKADSPILGLLDVGEGRIAVYGDSNCLDSSHMVTNCYWLLRKILDYTSGNIRDSVLFADSVKKDAALYVEDHQLPSRRTDVNFSTYSAVVGKELVCRSDSRYEIWGTKGYNLQVRGRNRRLPGYPVFDLGRGLNSTVGNSNLRRPKPSVKNKSELDMPVLVASHWLVPAVVAVTGLLLLLSFWRIRQKRRRRRKGSGSGRFPNL; translated from the exons ATGATCGCTCACCCAATTTCTTCCTCTACCttctcactctctttcctcttcctcttcatctcaatctctctctctctcctccatttTAAACCCTCCATTTTCCTATctcaaaccctaaccctaaattCCTCACAATCCGATTCAATTTCATCCCCTCCGATTCGAAACAATTACATCGTTCGGTTCCTCCAATACAAGCCCGCGGAGGAGCACAGGGCTTATCTCGAGTCCAAGATCCGATCCGACCGCTGGAAATGGATCGAGCGGAACAACCCGGCCGCCAAGTACCCCACCGATTTCGGCTTGGTCTCGATCCAGGAGTCCGCGAGAGAGAGTGTGATCGGGGAGATTCAGAGGTTGGGGCTGGTGAAGGATGTGAATGCGGATTTTAGCTACAGGAGGAGGGATTTGCTTGCGAAGAAGACGAAGTCTACGTCTAGGTCTAGGTCTAGGGCTGGGGCTAGTGCTAGAGTTGGTGCTTTCGTGGATGGGAAGAAGCGACCAGGGAAAATTTTCACAGCGATGTCGTTTAGCGAGGGCGAGTATCATTCCCCGTTTAGCAATTCTTCGATTAGATGGGGACGCCAGCTTTTTATGCAG AGATCTCAAGTCACTTCCTTGTTTGGAGCGGATGCCCTTTGGTCAAAAGGGTATACTGGTGCTAAGGTTAAAATGGCCATATTTGACACTGGCATTCGAGCTAATCACCCACATTTTCGTAATATCAAG GAGCGAACAAATTGGACCAATGAGGATACGCTAAATGACAATCTTGGACATGGGACATTTGTTGCTGGTGTTATTGCTGGTGGAGATGCAGAGTGTCTCGGTTTTGCTCCAGATACAGAGATTTATGCTTTTCGCGTGTTTACTGATGCACAG GTATCATACACATCATGGTTCCTTGATGCGTTCAACTATGCTATTGCAACCAATATGGACGTACTAAATTTGAGCATAGGTGGACCTGATTACTTGGATCTCCCTTTTGTGGAGAAG GTTTGGGAAATAACAGCAAATAACATAATTATGGTCTCGGCAATTGGAAATGATGGACCACTTTATGGCACTTTAAACAATCCAGCAGACCAAAGCGATGTCATTGGTGTTGGTGGCATTGACTACAGTGACCACATAGCCTCATTTTCCTCACGTGGCATGAGTACTTGGGAGATTCCTCATGG TTATGGTCGTGTGAAGCCAGATGTTGTTGCATATGGACGGGAGATTATGGGATCCAAGATTAGTACTGGCTGTAAGAGTTTATCAGGCACTAGTGTGGCAAGTCCTGTGGTTGCTGGTGTTGTATGCTTGCTTGTTAGTGTCATCCCTGAAAGCAGTCGGCAAGACATTTTAAATCCAGCCAGCATGAAACAAGCATTGGTTGAGGGAGCTGCGAAGCTATCAGGTCCCAATATGTATGAGCAAGGTGCAGGCAGAGTTGATCT GTTAGAATCATTTGAAATCCTTAAGAACTACCAACCGCGGGCAAGCATCTTTCCTGGTGTTCTGGATTATACAGATTGCCCGTACTCCTGGCCTTTTTGTCGTCAACCACTCTATGCAGGTGCCATGCCTGTCATCTTTAATGCCACTATTCTTAATGGGATGGGTGTAATTGGCTATGTTGAAAGCCCCCCAATGTGGCATCCTTCCAATGATGAAGGGAATCTTTTAAGCATTCACTTCGCATATTCGGAGGTCATCTGGCCTTGGACTGGTTATCTAGCACTTCACATGCAAATTAAGGAGGAAGGTTCCCAGTTTTCTGGAGAGATTGAAGGCAATGTCACTCTTCAGGTTTACAGTCCACCTCAAGGAGAGAAGAGCCCTCGAATCAGTACATGTGTGCTTCATTTAAAGTTGAAAGTGGTTCCAACACCACCAAGATCCAAACGAATTTTATGGGATCAGTTCCACAGTATCAAGTATCCTCCTGGTTACATACCAAGAGACTCTCTAGATGTTCGTAATGACATTCTCGACTGGCATGGAGATCACCTGCATACAAATTTTCACATTATGTTCAACATGTTACGAGATGCGGGATACCATGTTGAAACTCTTGGTTCTCCTCTTACATGCTTTGATGCTAGCCAATATGGAACACTTCTGATGGtagaccttgaagatgagtaCTTTGAGGAGGAGATTGAAAAACTGAGGGATGATGTCATTAATACTGGGTTGGGGCTGGCTGTGTTTGCTGAGTGGTATAATGTGGACACAATGGtcaaaatgagattttttgatGATAACACACGCAGCTGGTGGACTCCAGTTACTGGAGGTGCAAATGTTCCAGCATTGAATGATCTTTTGGCTCCATTCGGGATTGCTTTTGGAGATAAGATTCTGAATGGTGATTTTTCTATTGACGGTGAGCAAAGTCGATATGCATCTGGAACAGATATTGCGAGGTTTCCTGCAGGTGGTTTTGTGCACAGCTTTCCTTTCCTGGATAGCTCGGAGAGTGGGGCCACTCAAAATGTATTGTTGACTTCTGGCATGACCAAG GCGGACTCTCCCATTCTTGGCCTTCTAGATGTTGGTGAAGGTCGCATTGCAGTATATGGAGACTCCAATTGTTTGGACAGCAGTCATATGGTTACTAATTGTTATTGGCTTCTGAGAAAAATATTAGACTACACTAGTGGGAACATCAGAGATTCGGTGCTTTTCGCTGATTCAGTTAAAAAAGATGCTGCCCTCTATGTAGAAGACCACCAATTACCTTCTCGCAGAACTGATGTAAATTTCTCAACATATTCTGCTGTTGTGGGAAAGGAATTGGTCTGTAGGAGTGACTCCAGATATGAAATATGGGGGACAAAGGGCTACAACTTACAGGTTAGAGGAAGAAACAGAAGATTGCCTGGTTATCCAGTCTTTGATTTGGGGAGAGGTTTAAATTCTACAGTTGGCAATTCCAATTTGAGGCGACCCAAGCCATCTGTGAAAAATAAGAGCGAG CTTGACATGCCTGTGCTAGTTGCTAGTCATTGGCTTGTTCCTGCAGTAGTTGCTGTTACTG GTCTTCTGTTATTGTTGAGCTTCTGGCGAATTCGACAGAAGCGACGTCGACGAAGGAAAGGATCTGGCTCTGGTCGGTTTCCCAATCTATAG
- the LOC115975594 gene encoding subtilisin-like protease SBT6.1 isoform X2 has protein sequence MTILDMGHLLLVLLLVEMQSVSVLLQIQRFMLFACLLMHSLLQVSYTSWFLDAFNYAIATNMDVLNLSIGGPDYLDLPFVEKVWEITANNIIMVSAIGNDGPLYGTLNNPADQSDVIGVGGIDYSDHIASFSSRGMSTWEIPHGYGRVKPDVVAYGREIMGSKISTGCKSLSGTSVASPVVAGVVCLLVSVIPESSRQDILNPASMKQALVEGAAKLSGPNMYEQGAGRVDLLESFEILKNYQPRASIFPGVLDYTDCPYSWPFCRQPLYAGAMPVIFNATILNGMGVIGYVESPPMWHPSNDEGNLLSIHFAYSEVIWPWTGYLALHMQIKEEGSQFSGEIEGNVTLQVYSPPQGEKSPRISTCVLHLKLKVVPTPPRSKRILWDQFHSIKYPPGYIPRDSLDVRNDILDWHGDHLHTNFHIMFNMLRDAGYHVETLGSPLTCFDASQYGTLLMVDLEDEYFEEEIEKLRDDVINTGLGLAVFAEWYNVDTMVKMRFFDDNTRSWWTPVTGGANVPALNDLLAPFGIAFGDKILNGDFSIDGEQSRYASGTDIARFPAGGFVHSFPFLDSSESGATQNVLLTSGMTKADSPILGLLDVGEGRIAVYGDSNCLDSSHMVTNCYWLLRKILDYTSGNIRDSVLFADSVKKDAALYVEDHQLPSRRTDVNFSTYSAVVGKELVCRSDSRYEIWGTKGYNLQVRGRNRRLPGYPVFDLGRGLNSTVGNSNLRRPKPSVKNKSELDMPVLVASHWLVPAVVAVTGLLLLLSFWRIRQKRRRRRKGSGSGRFPNL, from the exons ATGACAATCTTGGACATGGGACATTTGTTGCTGGTGTTATTGCTGGTGGAGATGCAGAGTGTCTCGGTTTTGCTCCAGATACAGAGATTTATGCTTTTCGCGTGTTTACTGATGCACAG CCTATTGCAGGTATCATACACATCATGGTTCCTTGATGCGTTCAACTATGCTATTGCAACCAATATGGACGTACTAAATTTGAGCATAGGTGGACCTGATTACTTGGATCTCCCTTTTGTGGAGAAG GTTTGGGAAATAACAGCAAATAACATAATTATGGTCTCGGCAATTGGAAATGATGGACCACTTTATGGCACTTTAAACAATCCAGCAGACCAAAGCGATGTCATTGGTGTTGGTGGCATTGACTACAGTGACCACATAGCCTCATTTTCCTCACGTGGCATGAGTACTTGGGAGATTCCTCATGG TTATGGTCGTGTGAAGCCAGATGTTGTTGCATATGGACGGGAGATTATGGGATCCAAGATTAGTACTGGCTGTAAGAGTTTATCAGGCACTAGTGTGGCAAGTCCTGTGGTTGCTGGTGTTGTATGCTTGCTTGTTAGTGTCATCCCTGAAAGCAGTCGGCAAGACATTTTAAATCCAGCCAGCATGAAACAAGCATTGGTTGAGGGAGCTGCGAAGCTATCAGGTCCCAATATGTATGAGCAAGGTGCAGGCAGAGTTGATCT GTTAGAATCATTTGAAATCCTTAAGAACTACCAACCGCGGGCAAGCATCTTTCCTGGTGTTCTGGATTATACAGATTGCCCGTACTCCTGGCCTTTTTGTCGTCAACCACTCTATGCAGGTGCCATGCCTGTCATCTTTAATGCCACTATTCTTAATGGGATGGGTGTAATTGGCTATGTTGAAAGCCCCCCAATGTGGCATCCTTCCAATGATGAAGGGAATCTTTTAAGCATTCACTTCGCATATTCGGAGGTCATCTGGCCTTGGACTGGTTATCTAGCACTTCACATGCAAATTAAGGAGGAAGGTTCCCAGTTTTCTGGAGAGATTGAAGGCAATGTCACTCTTCAGGTTTACAGTCCACCTCAAGGAGAGAAGAGCCCTCGAATCAGTACATGTGTGCTTCATTTAAAGTTGAAAGTGGTTCCAACACCACCAAGATCCAAACGAATTTTATGGGATCAGTTCCACAGTATCAAGTATCCTCCTGGTTACATACCAAGAGACTCTCTAGATGTTCGTAATGACATTCTCGACTGGCATGGAGATCACCTGCATACAAATTTTCACATTATGTTCAACATGTTACGAGATGCGGGATACCATGTTGAAACTCTTGGTTCTCCTCTTACATGCTTTGATGCTAGCCAATATGGAACACTTCTGATGGtagaccttgaagatgagtaCTTTGAGGAGGAGATTGAAAAACTGAGGGATGATGTCATTAATACTGGGTTGGGGCTGGCTGTGTTTGCTGAGTGGTATAATGTGGACACAATGGtcaaaatgagattttttgatGATAACACACGCAGCTGGTGGACTCCAGTTACTGGAGGTGCAAATGTTCCAGCATTGAATGATCTTTTGGCTCCATTCGGGATTGCTTTTGGAGATAAGATTCTGAATGGTGATTTTTCTATTGACGGTGAGCAAAGTCGATATGCATCTGGAACAGATATTGCGAGGTTTCCTGCAGGTGGTTTTGTGCACAGCTTTCCTTTCCTGGATAGCTCGGAGAGTGGGGCCACTCAAAATGTATTGTTGACTTCTGGCATGACCAAG GCGGACTCTCCCATTCTTGGCCTTCTAGATGTTGGTGAAGGTCGCATTGCAGTATATGGAGACTCCAATTGTTTGGACAGCAGTCATATGGTTACTAATTGTTATTGGCTTCTGAGAAAAATATTAGACTACACTAGTGGGAACATCAGAGATTCGGTGCTTTTCGCTGATTCAGTTAAAAAAGATGCTGCCCTCTATGTAGAAGACCACCAATTACCTTCTCGCAGAACTGATGTAAATTTCTCAACATATTCTGCTGTTGTGGGAAAGGAATTGGTCTGTAGGAGTGACTCCAGATATGAAATATGGGGGACAAAGGGCTACAACTTACAGGTTAGAGGAAGAAACAGAAGATTGCCTGGTTATCCAGTCTTTGATTTGGGGAGAGGTTTAAATTCTACAGTTGGCAATTCCAATTTGAGGCGACCCAAGCCATCTGTGAAAAATAAGAGCGAG CTTGACATGCCTGTGCTAGTTGCTAGTCATTGGCTTGTTCCTGCAGTAGTTGCTGTTACTG GTCTTCTGTTATTGTTGAGCTTCTGGCGAATTCGACAGAAGCGACGTCGACGAAGGAAAGGATCTGGCTCTGGTCGGTTTCCCAATCTATAG